CTGACGACGAGAAGGTCGAGAGGCAGAAGGACGTATTCAAGGCTCTGGCGAACGGAAAGAGGCTACGTGTCCTCGAAGCCCTCAGAGACGGCGAGCTCTGTGCGTGTGAGCTACAGGTCGTTCTCGACGCTCCCCAGTCGACCGTAGCGAGCCATCTGAGAGAGCTAAAGGAGGCAGGACTCGTAAAGACGCGGAGACAGGGCAAATGGACCTACTACAGGATAGGTGACACTGCAGCGCTTCAGCTTCTCGATATCGCCGACGCCCTCTCGGAGTCAGAGGTGAAAGAGTGATACCGATACCGTCGGGATACGAGACGGCTTTAGCAGAGTCGTGGGACTACTTCCTCCATCTCGCGGCGGTACTCATACCCCTGTTCATAGGCGCGTCGTTCCTCGTCGGACTCGTACAGGAGTACCTGCCACCTGAGAGGGTCGAGAGCATACTCCGAGAGCGCAACAGAGGATCGGGAAACGTCGCCGCGGCGGGTCTCGGGGCTATCACCCCTTTCTGTTCTTGTTCGACAGTTCCCGTCCTCGCGGGTCTCCTAGGAGCCGGAGCACCCCTCGGTCTCTCGTTCTCGTTCTTACTCGCGTCACCGATAGTCAACGAGATAGCGGCGTTTCTCCTTCTCGGTCTCTTCGGACCCAAGATAACCGCAATCTACCTCGTCTCGGCTATAGTCGCCGCGATAGTCGGTGGAATAGTCATCGACAGCCTCGGACTCGGACACATGGTCAAGGACGTCAAGATAACCGCGGGAGGACGTGAGATATCGACCGACGGTGGTACTGCTTCGGCTTCGTGTGCGTGCTCGTCGGCGACTCAGAAGACACACAGGGAGAAGTTCGAGACTGCGGCGAGAGGCGCGGGGTCGTTCTTCAAAGACACCTTCCCGTACCTCGTCTTAGGTATGGTACTCGGAGCTCTGATACACGGTGCGGTTCCGAAGTCGGTTCTCCAGGACATAGCCGGACCCGGAAACCCCCTCGCTGTACCGGTTGCCGCACTCGCGGGCGCGCCGCTCTATGTCAGCATCAGCGGAATGCTCCCGATAGCCCACTCGCTGACACAGCAGGGTATTCCGATAGGAACAGTGATCGCGTTCGTGATAGGTGGAGCGGGTGTCAGTATACCCAACCTCATACTCCTCAACAAGATATTCGAGAAGAAGCTACTCGCAGTCTACGCGACGACGGTCGTGACCATCGGTGTCACGGTCGGATTCGGTCTCAACTTCCTCTTCGCCTGACGTCTTTTCTTCCCGTCTGTCGACAGAAAGACGCCACAACGACAGCCATAAACGGTTCTGGGGAGTAGAAGACGTAAGAACACAGATGTCGGGCAACATAGACACAGGTACACACAGCCACGTCGACGGCGGAGACAAGGATGGCGTCGTCGAGGCTCTCAACGAGTCGATGCGTTCGATAAGAAGCGAGAAGGAGAGGGACGCCAACCCCGACGAGCCAATACGTGTCTGGATAGACGAGGACAGAACACCCGACGGCGTCGGTAAGTCACTCACTATAGTCTTCAACACAGACGGCTGCCGGTGGGCACGTGCGGGCGGATGTACGATGTGTGGCTACGTCGGAGAGTCAAACCAGGGTGCCGTAACTGCCGACTCTCTCCTCAACCAGCTTGAGAAGGCACTCGAACACGAGGAGAACGAGCGGGTGAGATGTGACAACGTCAAGATGTACACAAGCGGAACCTTCTTCGACGAGCGTGAGGTACCGCTTGAGGCACGTAACGCAATACTAGACGAGTTCTCAGACAGACGTGTCGTCGTCGAGAGTCTCCCCGACTTCGTCGAGACCGATGTCATAGAGGACGCCGCCGAGAGGGTGCGTGATCTCGACGTGGCGATAGGACTCGAAACCGCCGACGACCAGATACGCAGAGAGTGTGTCAACAAGTACTTCGACTTCGACGAGTTCGTACGTGCGTCCGAGGCGGCACAAGAAGCCGGTGCTGGCGTCAAGACCTACCTACTGATGAAGCCCCCGTTCGTGACCGAGAAGGAGGCGGTCGACGACATGGTCTACTCGATACGTAAGGCGGCGGAGTACTCCCATACTGTCTCGATGAACCCGTCTAACGTACAGAGGTACACACTCGTCGACAAGCTCCATTACAGGGACGGCTACCGCCCACCGTGGCTCTGGAGCGTAGTCGAAGCCTTAGAAAGGACGAGCGATGTCCCCGCGATAGTAGTGAGTGACCCCGTGGGATCGGGCGGCGACAGGGGTGCCCACAACTGCGGAGACTGTGACGATAAGGTCGCCTCGGCGATCAAGGACTACTCGCTCAGAGGGGACGAGTCGGTATTCGACGAGATCTACTGCGGCTGTAAGGAACAGTGGAGAGAAGTGATGGAGAGGGAGAAGCCGTGGAACATGCCGCTGACTGACTGAGACTCGTCTTCTTACTCGTCACTACTCTATCAGAACCGCGGCGGCTACCGTCGTAGTATGTCCGTCGGGAGTCCCCGTCGCCGACGCCGTGTACTCGAACGCCTCTCTCGCCATAGTCTTGTGACTCAGAAGCTCGACAGCGAGATCCTTCGCCTTCTCACCGTTGTTCTCAGCCTTTTCACCCGTGTTCGACAGCTCTATGAGGTAGCCGTGTCCCTCATTTCCCCGCGCCGCTCCGACAGACGCAGCTATCTGTTCGTCCTCGTCGTCGGTAGAGCATCTGCTGAGTACTGCGTGGACTACACTGCCGTCGGGAATCTCGTCGACAGCCTCCTCGGCGTCGGTTATCTCGGCGTCGGGCGGGAGTATGCTCGATACTGTGGCTATGTTGTACGGCTCTATGCTCGCGTCACGCAGAGCCATCTCAAAGCTTCCTATCTCGGTCGAGTGTCGACCCACACCCGTCGTGAAAAAGACCTTAGACGGTAGATACATTGAGGAGTACTACTGTCTAAGTCGCTAAAAGGATGTTCGTTTGGAGAAACCGCAGTCACCCATGGAGTGCATCTACGGGGTCTTCGTTAGCTGCCTTCCACGCGGGATACGCAGCACTTATGAGGCTTGTGACTAC
This portion of the Candidatus Afararchaeum irisae genome encodes:
- a CDS encoding pyruvoyl-dependent arginine decarboxylase; this translates as MYLPSKVFFTTGVGRHSTEIGSFEMALRDASIEPYNIATVSSILPPDAEITDAEEAVDEIPDGSVVHAVLSRCSTDDEDEQIAASVGAARGNEGHGYLIELSNTGEKAENNGEKAKDLAVELLSHKTMAREAFEYTASATGTPDGHTTTVAAAVLIE
- a CDS encoding permease; translated protein: MIPIPSGYETALAESWDYFLHLAAVLIPLFIGASFLVGLVQEYLPPERVESILRERNRGSGNVAAAGLGAITPFCSCSTVPVLAGLLGAGAPLGLSFSFLLASPIVNEIAAFLLLGLFGPKITAIYLVSAIVAAIVGGIVIDSLGLGHMVKDVKITAGGREISTDGGTASASCACSSATQKTHREKFETAARGAGSFFKDTFPYLVLGMVLGALIHGAVPKSVLQDIAGPGNPLAVPVAALAGAPLYVSISGMLPIAHSLTQQGIPIGTVIAFVIGGAGVSIPNLILLNKIFEKKLLAVYATTVVTIGVTVGFGLNFLFA
- a CDS encoding archaeosine biosynthesis radical SAM protein RaSEA, with the translated sequence MSGNIDTGTHSHVDGGDKDGVVEALNESMRSIRSEKERDANPDEPIRVWIDEDRTPDGVGKSLTIVFNTDGCRWARAGGCTMCGYVGESNQGAVTADSLLNQLEKALEHEENERVRCDNVKMYTSGTFFDEREVPLEARNAILDEFSDRRVVVESLPDFVETDVIEDAAERVRDLDVAIGLETADDQIRRECVNKYFDFDEFVRASEAAQEAGAGVKTYLLMKPPFVTEKEAVDDMVYSIRKAAEYSHTVSMNPSNVQRYTLVDKLHYRDGYRPPWLWSVVEALERTSDVPAIVVSDPVGSGGDRGAHNCGDCDDKVASAIKDYSLRGDESVFDEIYCGCKEQWREVMEREKPWNMPLTD
- a CDS encoding metalloregulator ArsR/SmtB family transcription factor, with the translated sequence MSDSVPESTRQTLDRLYDEPENRLKTLADLTPDDEKVERQKDVFKALANGKRLRVLEALRDGELCACELQVVLDAPQSTVASHLRELKEAGLVKTRRQGKWTYYRIGDTAALQLLDIADALSESEVKE